Proteins found in one Corynebacterium zhongnanshanii genomic segment:
- a CDS encoding DNA polymerase III subunit delta': MTDTVFNGITSPSVREVVERAVADPRAMTHSWLFTGPPGSGRTVAAKIFATALVCPQGGCGTCEQCRSAHAGSHPDIVWVCTEGSIIPVAQIREVVRQAATLPSVARRRVIIVEDADRLNEQAANALLKSVEEPSEHTVFILCAPSTDRHDIAITLRSRCRHVYVPTPSMEAVKSVLLSDAQLTLTEEQAHWAASVAGGHIGRARHLVREEKARAKRAAALKLPGMIYEPAGAYAFTAELVKRAEEEAVSSLAAVEAREVASLEASLGVGTKGRGAAKLMRGSKGQFDELEREHKRRRARQTADFLDLALIDVAGLYRDAMMLAVGAVVGADADGAAPDGGADASSAGGAAQDGRVQPVGGFQHPDMEGTSRELARRNSPEALLHCIDAVMECRETLNSGVNVPAVVALNALAGRLRECCSL; encoded by the coding sequence GTGACTGACACTGTATTCAACGGCATCACTTCCCCCAGCGTGCGGGAGGTCGTGGAGCGTGCCGTTGCCGACCCGCGGGCGATGACGCATTCGTGGCTGTTCACGGGGCCACCTGGTTCCGGGCGCACTGTCGCAGCGAAGATTTTCGCCACGGCGTTGGTGTGTCCCCAGGGCGGATGCGGCACCTGTGAGCAGTGCCGGAGCGCTCACGCCGGCTCCCACCCGGATATCGTCTGGGTGTGCACCGAGGGGTCGATCATCCCCGTGGCACAGATCCGCGAGGTAGTTCGGCAGGCGGCGACGTTGCCATCGGTGGCACGGCGTCGGGTCATCATTGTGGAGGACGCGGACCGGCTGAACGAGCAGGCGGCGAATGCGTTGCTGAAGTCCGTGGAGGAGCCCAGCGAGCACACGGTGTTCATCCTGTGCGCGCCGTCCACGGATCGGCACGATATTGCCATTACGCTGCGGTCACGCTGCCGCCACGTGTACGTCCCCACCCCGTCGATGGAGGCCGTGAAATCCGTCCTTTTATCCGACGCCCAGCTCACCCTCACAGAGGAACAAGCCCACTGGGCGGCCTCCGTGGCTGGGGGCCATATTGGGCGCGCGCGGCACCTGGTGCGGGAGGAGAAGGCACGGGCGAAACGGGCCGCTGCGCTGAAACTGCCGGGAATGATCTATGAGCCGGCGGGGGCGTACGCGTTCACGGCGGAGCTGGTGAAGCGAGCGGAGGAAGAAGCCGTGAGCTCCTTGGCTGCTGTGGAGGCGCGGGAGGTCGCGTCGCTGGAGGCGTCCCTGGGTGTGGGCACGAAGGGGCGCGGGGCTGCGAAGCTGATGCGTGGGTCGAAGGGGCAGTTCGATGAGCTGGAGCGGGAGCATAAGCGGCGGCGTGCGCGGCAGACGGCGGACTTCTTGGATCTGGCGCTGATTGATGTGGCGGGGTTGTATCGGGACGCGATGATGTTGGCGGTGGGGGCGGTTGTCGGCGCTGACGCTGACGGTGCGGCGCCAGACGGCGGAGCGGACGCTTCCAGCGCTGGCGGTGCTGCACAGGACGGAAGGGTGCAGCCCGTGGGTGGTTTCCAACACCCGGATATGGAAGGCACCTCGAGGGAGCTGGCGCGCCGGAACTCCCCGGAGGCGTTGCTGCACTGTATTGATGCGGTGATGGAATGCCGGGAGACGCTGAACTCCGGCGTGAACGTTCCCGCCGTGGTGGCGCTGAATGCGCTGGCGGGGCGTCTGCGTGAGTGCTGTTCTTTGTAG
- a CDS encoding ABC transporter substrate-binding protein — protein sequence MSGSDTKAGFHVTDVAGRDVAFEKRPERILLAEGRGLFATSLLNKEEPLHNVVAVGNDFHSAAPSYEAKFAEENAGYKDLPRVGHIAKGDVTVENLLSFKPDVVVMTLDHKKAAESNGFLDKMDQAGLKYVFTDFRQKPLENTPKSIEVYGKLFDREDKAAEYTEFYTKKVEEISQRAAKLKDKPTTFLWRAAGLKDCCATVKESNLGDLVVAAGGTNLADSLLDTESGDLTPEKVVEQNPEHIIATGGSWAKDPDKPEVLPHVELGYGASPETATKTLKGLLATPGFNELRAPKEGDLHAVYHQFYDSPFNVFALEQFAVWLHPEEFKDLDPEADFAAFHKQWLPFELSGTFFATLNGSHS from the coding sequence ATGTCCGGAAGTGACACCAAGGCAGGCTTCCACGTCACGGACGTGGCCGGGCGCGACGTGGCTTTTGAGAAGCGCCCAGAGCGTATCTTGCTGGCAGAAGGCCGCGGACTCTTTGCCACCTCGCTGCTGAATAAGGAAGAGCCGCTGCACAACGTGGTTGCGGTGGGTAATGACTTCCACAGTGCCGCACCGAGCTACGAGGCCAAGTTTGCGGAAGAAAACGCCGGTTACAAGGACCTGCCGCGGGTGGGTCACATCGCCAAGGGTGATGTCACGGTCGAAAACCTGCTGTCCTTCAAGCCGGACGTAGTGGTGATGACCCTCGACCACAAGAAGGCCGCAGAATCCAACGGCTTTTTGGACAAGATGGACCAGGCAGGCCTGAAGTACGTGTTCACGGACTTTAGGCAAAAGCCCCTGGAGAACACTCCGAAGTCCATTGAGGTCTACGGCAAGCTCTTTGACCGCGAGGACAAGGCCGCGGAGTACACGGAGTTTTACACAAAGAAGGTCGAAGAGATTTCCCAGCGTGCGGCGAAGCTCAAGGACAAGCCCACCACCTTCCTGTGGCGTGCTGCTGGCCTGAAGGACTGCTGTGCCACGGTCAAGGAATCCAACCTCGGCGACCTGGTGGTGGCTGCAGGTGGCACCAACCTTGCCGATTCTCTCTTGGACACCGAATCCGGTGACCTCACCCCAGAGAAGGTTGTTGAGCAAAATCCTGAGCACATCATTGCTACCGGTGGATCCTGGGCCAAGGATCCGGATAAGCCAGAGGTCCTGCCACACGTGGAACTCGGTTACGGCGCTTCCCCAGAGACGGCCACTAAGACCCTGAAGGGCCTGCTGGCTACCCCTGGCTTTAACGAGCTGCGCGCACCGAAGGAAGGCGACCTGCACGCGGTCTACCACCAGTTCTATGACTCCCCGTTCAACGTCTTTGCCCTGGAACAATTTGCCGTGTGGCTGCACCCGGAGGAGTTTAAGGACCTGGACCCGGAGGCGGACTTTGCCGCCTTCCACAAGCAGTGGCTGCCATTTGAGCTCTCCGGCACCTTCTTTGCCACCCTGAACGGCTCCCACAGCTAA
- a CDS encoding IS481 family transposase gives MSYNNPNLAIVTAIRKQHMTVSQAAKKFKRSRQWIYTLLDRYDHGGPDAVQPRSKAPKTSPTKIPDTLADEIVAIRKELTSKGADNGPESIAWVLQQRGLRSPAESTIRRILTTRNLITPQPHKRPKASLRRFAATLPNECWQADVTYVRLRDGRTIEVLDFLDDHSRYLLYLTAFYRVHGPTVVTAIEEVTATYGLPQSTLTDNGLIFTARLAGARGGKTGFEKFLETHSIKQKNGRPAHPQTQGKIERFHQTLKKWLKARPPAETLPQLQALLDEFRTWYNNDRPHRALGRNTPHQAYNALPKASPQPLVTEDNRVRHDKVDTSGRITLRFAGKLRYLGIGRSYAGTPTLTVITGNTATTTNATTGELIAEHIIDTQRQYQPKLPKNTQH, from the coding sequence ATGAGCTACAACAACCCCAACCTGGCAATCGTCACAGCAATCCGCAAACAACACATGACAGTCAGCCAAGCCGCCAAAAAATTCAAACGCTCACGCCAATGGATCTACACACTGCTCGACCGCTACGACCACGGCGGCCCGGACGCAGTCCAACCCCGATCAAAAGCACCCAAAACATCCCCCACCAAAATCCCAGACACCCTCGCTGATGAGATCGTCGCCATCCGCAAAGAACTCACCAGTAAAGGCGCCGACAACGGACCCGAATCCATAGCCTGGGTACTCCAACAACGCGGACTCCGCAGCCCCGCAGAATCAACCATCAGACGAATCCTCACCACCCGAAACCTCATCACACCCCAACCCCATAAACGCCCCAAAGCCTCACTACGCCGATTCGCAGCCACACTGCCCAACGAATGCTGGCAAGCCGACGTCACCTACGTCAGGCTACGCGACGGACGCACCATCGAAGTCCTCGACTTCCTCGACGACCACTCCCGCTACCTGCTCTACCTCACCGCCTTCTACCGCGTCCACGGCCCCACCGTCGTCACAGCCATCGAAGAAGTCACAGCCACCTACGGACTTCCCCAATCCACCCTCACCGACAACGGACTTATCTTCACCGCACGCCTAGCAGGCGCCAGAGGCGGGAAAACAGGCTTCGAAAAATTCCTCGAAACCCACTCCATCAAACAGAAAAATGGTCGACCAGCTCACCCACAAACCCAAGGAAAAATTGAACGCTTCCACCAAACACTCAAAAAATGGCTCAAAGCCCGACCGCCTGCAGAAACACTCCCGCAACTGCAAGCACTCCTCGACGAATTCCGCACCTGGTACAACAACGACCGCCCTCACCGCGCCCTAGGACGAAACACCCCACACCAGGCATACAACGCCCTGCCCAAAGCCAGCCCACAACCACTAGTAACCGAAGACAACCGAGTTCGACACGACAAAGTCGACACATCAGGCCGCATCACCCTACGCTTCGCCGGAAAACTACGCTACCTAGGAATCGGCCGATCCTACGCAGGAACCCCAACACTAACCGTCATCACCGGCAACACAGCCACCACAACCAACGCCACCACAGGAGAACTCATCGCCGAACACATCATAGACACCCAGCGCCAATACCAACCCAAACTCCCCAAGAACACCCAGCACTAA